In a genomic window of Urocitellus parryii isolate mUroPar1 chromosome 11, mUroPar1.hap1, whole genome shotgun sequence:
- the Ptch2 gene encoding protein patched homolog 2, which produces MAQPLPPRELPPGYTPPARPATPQILAGSLKAPLWLRAHFQGLLFSLGCGIQKHCGKVLFLGLLAFGALALGLRVAIIETDLEQLWVEVGSRVSQELHYTKEKLGEEAAYTSQMLIQTPRQEGENILTPEALGLHLQAALTASKVQVSLYGKSWDLNKICYKSGVPLIENGMIERMIEKLFPCVILTPLDCFWEGAKLQGGSAYLPGRPDIQWTNLDPEQLLEELGPFASLEGFRQLLDKAQVGQAYVGRPCLDPKDLHCPPSAPNHHNRQAPNVAQELSGGCHGFSHKFMHWQEELLLGGMVRDAQGQLLRAEALQSTFLLMSPRQLFEHFRGDYQTHDIGWSEEQASTVLQTWQRRFVQLAQEALPENASQQIHAFSPTTLDDILHAFSEVSTARVVGGYLLMLAYACVTMLRWDCAQSQGAVGLAGVLLVALAVASGLGLCSLLGITFNAATTQVLPFLALGIGVDDVFLLAHAFTEAPSGTPLQERMGECLQRTGTSVALTSINNMVAFFMAALVPIPALRAFSLQAAIVVGCNFAAVMLVFPAVLSLDLHRRHCQRLDVLCCFSSPCSARVIQILPQELGDRTVPVGIAHLTTTVQAFTHCEASSQHVVTILPPQAQLVPPPSDPLSSELFSPVGSTRDLLGQEEGIGPKAARKSLPCARWNLAHFARYQFAPLLLQSHAKAIVLMFFGALLGLSLYGATLVQDGLALTDVVPRGTKEHAFLSAQLRYFSLYEVALVTQGGFDYAHSQRALFDLHQRFSSLKAVLPPPATQAPRTWLHYYRNWLQGIQAAFDQDWASGRITYHSYRNGSEDGALAYKLLIQTGNAQEPLDFSQLTTRRLVDKDGLIPPELFYMGLTVWVSSDPLGLAASQANFYPPPPEWLHDKYDTTGENLRIPAAQPLEFAQFPFLLRGLQKTADFVEAIKGARAACTEAGQAGVRAYPSGSPFLFWEQYLGLRRCFLLAVCILLVCTFLVCALLLFNPWTAGLIVLVLAMMTVELFGIMGFLGIKLSAIPVVILVASIGIGVEFTVHVALGFLTAQGSRNLRAARALEHTFAPVTDGAVSTLLGLLMLAGSNFDFIIRYFFVVLTVLTLLGLLHGLVLLPVLLSILGPPPEVVQMYKESPQVLSPTTPRGGTLRWGMTPTLPQSFARVTTSMTVALHSPPLPGAYIHPASAEPTWSPAATPAANSSATE; this is translated from the exons ATGGCTCAGCCACTGCCTCCCCGAGAACTGCCACCTGGCTACACACCCCCGGCTCGACCCGCAACACCTCAG ATCCTAGCTGGGAGCCTGAAGGCTCCACTCTGGCTTCGTGCTCACTTCCAGGGCCTGCTCTTCTCTCTGGGCTGTGGGATCCAGAAACACTGTGGCAAAGTGCTCTTCCTAGGATTGTTGGCCTTTGGGGCCCTGGCACTGGGTCTCCGCGTGGCCATTATTGAGACAGACCTAGAACAGCTCTGGGTGGAAG TGGGAAGCCGGGTGAGCCAAGAGTTGCATTATACCAAGGAGAAGCTGGGAGAGGAGGCGGCGTATACCTCCCAGATGTTGATTCAGACTCCACGCCAGGAGGGGGAGAACATCCTCACGCCTGAGGCGCTTGGCCTCCACCTCCAGGCAGCCCTCACTGCCAGTAAAGTTCAAGTATCACTCTATGGAAA GTCCTGGGATCTGAACAAAATCTGCTACAAATCGGGAGTTCCCCTCATTGAAAATGGAATGATTGAGCGG ATGATTGAGAAGCTGTTTCCGTGTGTGATCCTCACCCCGCTCGACTGCTTCTGGGAGGGAGCCAAACTCCAAGGGGGCTCTGCCTACTTGCC GGGCCGCCCTGATATCCAGTGGACCAACTTGGACCCAGAGCAACTGTTGGAGGAACTGGGTCCCTTTGCCTCCCTCGAGGGCTTCCGACAACTGCTAGACAAGGCACAGGTGGGCCAAGCCTATGTTGGGCGGCCCTGTCTGGACCCTAAAGACCTCCACTGCCCACCTAGTGCCCCCAACCATCACAACAGGCAG GCTCCCAATGTGGCTCAGGAGCTCAGTGGGGGCTGCCACGGCTTCTCCCACAAATTCATGCATTGGCAGGAGGAATTGCTGCTGGGAGGCATGGTCAGAGACGCCCAAGGACAGCTGCTGAG GGCAGAGGCTCTGCAGAGCACCTTCCTGCTGATGAGCCCCCGCCAGCTGTTTGAACACTTCCGGGGCGACTATCAGACACATGACATTGGCTGGAGTGAGGAACAGGCCAGCACTGTGCTGCAAACCTGGCAACGGCGCTTTGTGCAG CTGGCCCAGGAGGCCCTGCCTGAGAATGCATCTCAACAGATCCATGCCTTCTCCCCTACCACCCTGGATGATATCCTGCACGCATTCTCCGAAGTCAGCACAGCCCGTGTGGTGGGAGGCTATCTGCTGATG CTGGCGTATGCCTGCGTAACCATGCTACGGTGGGACTGTGCCCAGTCCCAGGGTGCCGTGGGCCTTGCTGGGGTATTGCTGGTGGCTCTAGCAGTGGCCTCTGGCCTCGGGCTCTGCTCCCTGCTTGGCATCACCTTCAATGCTGCCACTACTCAG GTGCTACCCTTCTTGGCACTGGGCATTGGTGTGGATGACGTTTTCCTGCTTGCTCATGCCTTCACAGAGGCTCCTTCTGGTACCCCTCTCCAG GAGCGCATGGGTGAGTGTCTGCAGCGCACAGGCACCAGTGTTGCCCTCACGTCCATCAACAACATGGTTGCTTTCTTCATGGCTGCCCTAGTTCCCATCCCCGCACTGCGAGCCTTCTCCCTGCAG GCTGCCATAGTAGTGGGCTGCAACTTCGCAGCCGTGATGCTTGTCTTCCCAGCTGTCCTCAGCCTGGACCTGCATCGGCGCCACTGCCAGCGCCTTGATGTGCTCTGCTGCTTCTCTAG CCCCTGTTCTGCTCGAGTAATTCAGATTCtgccccaggagctgggagatAGGACAGTGCCAGTGGGCATTGCCCACCTGACCACCACGGTACAAGCTTTCACCCACTGTGAAGCCAGCAGCCAGCATGTGGTCACCATCCTGCCTCCTCAAGCCCAGCTGGTACCCCCACCTTCTGACCCACTGAGCTCTGAGCTCTTCAGCCCCGTGGGGTCCACACGGGACCTTCTAGGCCAAGAGGAGGGAATTGGGCCAAAGGCAGCCCGCAAGTCCCTCCCTTGTGCCCGCTGGAATCTTGCCCATTTCGCCCGCTATCAGTTTGCACCTCTGCTGCTCCAGTCACATGCCAAG GCCATAGTGCTGATGTTCTTTGGGGCTCTTCTGGGCCTGAGCCTCTATGGAGCCACCTTGGTGCAGGACGGGCTGGCCCTGACAGACGTGGTGCCTCGGGGCACCAAGGAACATGCCTTCCTGAGCGCCCAGCTCAGGTACTTCTCCCTGTATGAGGTGGCCCTGGTGACCCAGGGTGGCTTTGACTACGCTCACTCCCAACGTGCCCTCTTTGATCTGCACCAGCGCTTCAGTTCCCTCAAGGCTGTGCTGCCCCCGCCTGCCACCCAGGCACCCCGCACCTGGCTGCACTATTACCGCAACTGGCTACAGG GAATCCAGGCTGCATTTGACCAGGACTGGGCTTCCGGGCGCATTACCTACCATTCATACCGCAATGGCTCTGAGGATGGGGCCCTGGCCTACAAGCTGCTCATCCAGACTGGGAATGCCCAGGAGCCTCTGGATTTCAGCCAG CTGACCACAAGAAGGCTGGTGGACAAGGACGGACTGATTCCACCGGAGCTTTTCTACATGGGGTTAACTGTGTGGGTGAGCAGTGACCCCCTGGGTCTGGCAGCCTCACAGGCCAACTTCTACCCCCCACCTCCTGAATGGCTACATGACAAATATGACACCACTGGGGAGAACCTTCGCA TCCCAGCAGCCCAGCCCCTGGAGTTTGCCCAGTTCCCATTCCTACTGCGTGGCCTCCAGAAGACTGCAGACTTTGTAGAGGCCATCAAGGGGGCCCGGGCAGCATGCACTGAGGCAGGCCAGGCAGGGGTACGTGCCTACCCCAGCGGCTCCCCTTTCCTCTTCTGGGAGCAGTACCTGGGCCTGCGGCGCTGCTTCCTGCTGGCTGTCTGTATCCTGCTGGTGTGCACCTTCCTGGTCTGTGCCCTGCTGCTATTCAACCCCTGGACAGCTGGCCTCATA GTGCTGGTCCTGGCGATGATGACTGTGGAACTCTTTGGTATCATGGGTTTCCTGGGCATCAAGCTGAGTGCCATCCCCGTGGTGATCCTCGTGGCCTCTATAGGAATTGGTGTCGAGTTCACAGTCCACGTGGCTCTG GGTTTCCTGACCGCCCAGGGTAGCCGGAACCTGCGGGCTGCCCGTGCCCTTGAGCACACATTTGCCCCTGTGACTGATGGGGCTGTCTCCACTTTGCTGGGCTTGCTCATGCTTGCTGGTTCCAACTTTGACTTCATCATAAG GTACTTCTTCGTGGTGCTGACAGTGCTCACACTTTTGGGCCTCCTCCATGGGCTCGTGCTGCTGCCTGTGCTGCTGTCCATCCTAGGACCCCCACCAGAG GTGGTGCAGATGTACAAGGAGAGCCCACAGGTCCTGAGCCCTACAACTCCAAGGGGAGGCACGCTCAGATGGGGGATGACCCCCACCCTACCACAGAGCTTTGCCAGAGTGACTACCTCCATGACCGTGGCCTTGCACTCACCCCCACTACCTGGCGCCTATATCCACCCAGCCTCTGCTGAGCCCACATGGTCTCCTGCTGCCACCCCAGCTGCCAACAGCTCTGCTACTGAGTGA